In one window of Macadamia integrifolia cultivar HAES 741 chromosome 2, SCU_Mint_v3, whole genome shotgun sequence DNA:
- the LOC122058130 gene encoding pentatricopeptide repeat-containing protein At1g08070, chloroplastic-like — protein MPLSGAFSCSKRNPIESLLFYREMLEKGFCPDNFTLPFILKACTHIRALREGNVVHAQSIKTGLVRDVFVINTLMRLYAVCGTVQAVQKLFDESLHRDLVSWTTMIQAYAEIGLPREAVQVFLDMGEGTNLRADEVTMVIVLSACAKLGDLDLCKRIHGYMEDNKVQSDVFVGNALVDMYLKCGDVDFACRLFDTMPVKNVVSWNSMILGLTQMGEFKEAFSVFRRMQANGYEPDDVTLVGVLNCCANLGMLEMGKWVHAYIDRNQIRADGFIGNALVDMYAKCGSIDQAFEVFKCMEHKDVYSYTAMIVGLAMHGEGEKALTLFSEMSRADIKPDEVTFIGILSACSHAGLVEEGHRYFEDMSKSYNLTPQIEHHGCMVDLLGRAGLIREAEEFISTMPMKPDAFVWGALLGACRIHGKVELGESIMKRLVEIEPARDGAYVLMSNIYTSANRWGDAIMMRKTMKERKMKKIPGCSLIELDGVVHEFRKGDKSHPKTKEIYMMLDEITRHLKEQGYVAETTSVLLDVAEEEKEHALCHHSERLAIAFGLICTSPGTTLRIVKNLRVCSDCHSVTKFISRIFQREIIVRDRNRFHHFREGFCSCKDFW, from the coding sequence ATGCCATTATCCGGGGCCTTTTCTTGTAGCAAGAGAAACCCAATAGAGTCACTGTTGTTTTATCGTGAAATGCTTGAGAAGGGCTTCTGTCCTGACAATTTCACCCTCCCTTTTATTCTGAAGGCGTGCACCCATATACGGGCACTAAGAGAAGGGAATGTAGTTCACGCTCAGTCAATCAAGACAGGACTAGTGAGGGATGTATTTGTGATTAATACTTTGATGAGGTTGTATGCTGTTTGTGGGACGGTTCAAGCGGTCCAGAAGTTGTTCGATGAAAGTCTCCATAGGGATCTGGTTTCTTGGACGACGATGATTCAAGCTTATGCGGAGATCGGGCTTCCTAGGGAGGCAGTTCAGGTGTTTTTagatatgggtgaaggtacaaATTTGCGAGCCGATGAAGTGACCATGGTGATTGTACTTTCAGCTTGCGCTAAATTGGGGGATTTGGATTTGTGTAAGAGAATTCATGGGTATATGGAAGATAATAAAGTGCAATCCGATGTTTTTGTTGGAAATGCCTTGGTTGATATGTACTTGAAGTGTGGGGATGTTGATTTTGCGTGTAGGTTGTTTGATACAATGCCTGTAAAAAATGTGGTTTCTTGGAATTCTATGATATTGGGGCTAACGCAAATGGGGGAGTTTAAAGAGGCATTTTCTGTGTTTCGGAGGATGCAGGCTAATGGATATGAACCAGATGATGTTACATTGGTTGGCGTCCTCAATTGCTGTGCTAATCTTGGGATGCTTGAGATGGGTAAGTGGGTTCATGCATATATAGATAGGAATCAGATCAGGGCAGATGGGTTTATAGGAAATGCATTAGTTGACATGTACGCAAAGTGTGGGAGCATAGATCAAGCTTTTGAAGTTTTCAAGTGCATGGAACATAAAGATGTCTACTCTTATACTGCCATGATTGTTGGGTTAGCTATGCATGGGGAAGGAGAGAAGGCATTAACTCTCTTCTCTGAGATGTCTAGGGCTGATATAAAACCAGATGAGGTGACATTTATCGGGATCCTATCGGCATGTAGCCATGCTGGACTAGTGGAGGAAGGCCATCGATattttgaggatatgtcaaagTCGTATAACCTTACGCCTCAGATAGAACACCATGGATGCATGGTTGATCTTTTGGGACGTGCTGGACTCATAAGAGAGGCAGAGGAGTTTATTAGCACTATGCCAATGAAGCCAGATGCTTTTGTTTGGGGAGCTTTGCTAGGAGCCTGTAGGATCCATGGAAAAGTTGAGCTGGGAGAAAGCATTATGAAAAGGCTAGTAGAAATAGAGCCTGCAAGGGATGGTGCTTATGTACTTATGTCAAACATATACACCTCTGCTAATCGGTGGGGTGATGCAATAATGATGAGAAAGAcaatgaaagaaaggaaaatgaagaagatCCCTGGCTGTAGTTTGATAGAACTGGATGGCGTAGTTCATGAGTTCCGCAAGGGGGACAAATcacacccaaaaacaaaagagatatacATGATGCTGGATGAAATTACGAGACACCTGAAGGAGCAGGGGTATGTAGCGGAGACTACGAGTGTGTTGCTAGATGTGGCTGAAGAGGAGAAAGAGCATGCTTTATGTCACCATAGTGAGAGGTTGGCAATTGCTTTTGGCTTGATCTGTACAAGCCCTGGGACAACACTGAGGATTGTGAAGAATCTCCGTGTGTGTAGTGATTGTCACTCTGTGACTAAATTTATTTCTAGGATTTTTCAGAGGGAGATAATTGTGAGGGATCGTAATCGCTTTCATCATTTTAGAGAAGGTTTTTGTTCGTGTAAAGATTTTTGGTAA